Proteins encoded together in one Pontiella desulfatans window:
- a CDS encoding arylsulfatase, with protein MKKLVAAVLSLVIFTTAYAAPDNQSGTDADKPNIIFVLTDDMSWGEMGCSGNKIIRTPNLDRLYEQSLRFRNFHVASYCAPTRAQLMSGRHEFFAGVTDTRYERDNLRDDITILPQYFKQAGYRTAMIGKWHLASVETGLTGKPLAPYKRGFDMALYVRNQVNRFNPFLSRNGTLEKFEGYCGDILFAEAMKWIENGDVEQPYFLYLATSIPHGPVAAPEEYLALYQDSGLTKKQAGYYAMVSNVDTNMGRLMQWLEKRQGKRKTILIFMTDNGHAISGYQGAGHNADGTLQPDGLYNAGLRGGKNQQWQGGTCVPFFLYWPGVADAARDNTTLASGMDILPTFCDIIGVKPDDPGLQGHSLLNDVLGKPTSVPKDRILYNHCGRWTYPAELESFKYNASVITDRYRLVWERKGKSNKDAERSLALYDYRSDPGEKQNVIDQHPEVAKRLQEAFEPWWEEAKRGMVNDLHQLKTGNLIGTKPKKNKDDALKKRKEKK; from the coding sequence ATGAAAAAACTAGTTGCAGCTGTTTTAAGTCTGGTGATTTTCACAACGGCATATGCTGCCCCAGATAATCAAAGCGGAACGGATGCAGACAAGCCCAACATCATTTTTGTTCTGACCGATGATATGAGCTGGGGCGAAATGGGCTGCAGCGGTAACAAGATCATTCGCACACCAAACCTTGATCGGCTCTATGAGCAGAGCCTTCGATTCAGGAATTTTCATGTGGCATCCTATTGTGCGCCGACCCGCGCTCAATTGATGAGCGGAAGGCACGAGTTTTTTGCCGGGGTCACCGACACGCGGTATGAGCGCGATAATCTGCGCGACGACATCACCATCCTGCCGCAGTACTTCAAACAAGCCGGATATCGCACCGCTATGATCGGCAAATGGCACCTTGCCAGCGTAGAGACGGGGCTGACGGGCAAGCCGCTCGCCCCTTACAAGCGTGGATTCGACATGGCGCTTTACGTCCGCAATCAAGTGAATCGCTTTAATCCTTTCTTGAGCAGAAATGGAACGCTGGAAAAATTTGAAGGCTATTGCGGGGATATCCTTTTCGCTGAAGCGATGAAGTGGATTGAAAATGGCGATGTGGAACAACCCTATTTTCTTTATCTCGCCACCAGCATTCCACACGGCCCCGTGGCGGCACCCGAAGAGTATCTTGCCCTTTATCAGGACTCCGGCTTAACCAAGAAACAGGCGGGCTATTACGCGATGGTATCCAACGTTGATACCAATATGGGGCGGTTGATGCAGTGGCTCGAAAAACGGCAGGGGAAACGAAAAACGATCCTTATTTTTATGACCGATAACGGACATGCGATCAGTGGGTATCAAGGAGCCGGCCACAATGCCGATGGTACGCTTCAGCCGGACGGGCTGTATAACGCCGGACTTCGAGGCGGGAAAAACCAGCAGTGGCAGGGCGGCACCTGCGTTCCGTTTTTCCTCTATTGGCCCGGGGTCGCGGATGCCGCTCGGGATAACACTACGCTGGCTAGCGGAATGGATATTCTACCCACGTTTTGCGATATCATTGGGGTCAAGCCCGATGATCCGGGGCTTCAGGGACACAGCCTGCTTAACGATGTTTTGGGCAAACCAACGAGCGTCCCGAAAGATCGCATTCTTTACAATCACTGCGGTCGCTGGACCTACCCCGCGGAGTTGGAAAGCTTTAAATATAATGCCTCTGTCATTACAGATCGATACCGCCTGGTGTGGGAGAGGAAGGGGAAGTCAAACAAGGACGCTGAAAGGAGTTTGGCGCTCTACGATTACCGGTCAGACCCAGGCGAGAAACAGAACGTGATCGACCAGCACCCCGAAGTCGCGAAACGCCTGCAGGAAGCGTTCGAGCCCTGGTGGGAGGAGGCAAAGAGGGGGATGGTCAACGACCTGCATCAACTCAAAACGGGCAACCTCATTGGGACTAAACCCAAAAAAAATAAAGATGACGCATTGAAAAAACGGAAAGAGAAAAAATGA
- a CDS encoding sugar-binding domain-containing protein — protein sequence MRTMKSKIIMMVFCLASVSSLYGKTISLAGEWSLALDPENKGQEQGWHAALPLGCGSLKLPGTLQEQGYGNIPNFETKWIAKRVIKQNFPNYFVHPMYSRYREDAHFRFPYLLNPERHYVGPAWYQRTVTIPESWKGQRMSLFLERCHWQSSLWVDGKAVGTNDAMGMPHIYDLSSLKPGKHTLTIRMDNSMLFNLGIDAHSISDQTQSAWNGIIGRMELQCSAPVFIEDVKIVPDVAKRQARMTVIIGDQTKKPGSGTLTAVVSHKGKTVLKKEFPAKWAANGGEQEVVLELGKKAVLWDEFNPHVYDVAVSLKNKKMSVDYATSFGLREIKRSGNRLLLNGSPIFLRGTLECCVFPLTGYPPTDLESWLKIMRKAKEYGLNHLRFHSWCPPRAAFQAADLEGVYLQPEVSMWAGLTEEEKFQWALAESKRMLETYGNHPSFLLMALGNEMHAEPEYLAEMLGTWQQDNRRIYSGGCNYNRALKDKAVGEKYDFFVGVKGYSAKLKTTDSARYLAAGKNYFITRPPQTTIDWREVISSFNMPFISHETVQRASYPDPAWQAKYTGSFQPAYLAIAKDQLAERGMLDQVPDFVEHSGRWQVQQFKEEIEASLRTPNMAGFQMLGLQDFPGQGTALVGVLDAFWEDKGYVTGKEFRRFCAPTVPLARMEKRIWSPNETFEATVEVTHYGAEPIPNAKVEVQVLGPDKKVLFSEQLTKAVSIGGAIPLTTISVPLSKYTAPAKYKLVVRVDAHENDWDFWVYPQSLPAEKKGDVYITPVMDKRAMDRLQSGGTVLLLPKLQLLNGNLPQCFTSTYWCTVYASRAAQTMGQICDPNHPLFAHFPTDKTTNWNWHELLVTARPMILDEWEMEHAWPKTYRPLIQPVNDWNTNYKLALLAEARVGNGRLIVCSMDLTSDLDTRPVARQFRYSLLQYMNSDAFDPDTEITLDQLNALYLVKAVEKKQ from the coding sequence ATGAGGACAATGAAATCTAAAATTATAATGATGGTGTTTTGCCTGGCTTCAGTCAGCAGTTTGTATGGGAAAACCATCTCGCTTGCTGGAGAGTGGAGCCTGGCGCTCGATCCGGAAAACAAGGGGCAGGAGCAGGGGTGGCATGCCGCATTGCCTTTGGGATGCGGTTCACTCAAACTTCCCGGGACGCTGCAGGAGCAGGGCTACGGAAACATACCCAATTTCGAAACGAAATGGATCGCCAAGCGCGTTATTAAGCAAAACTTTCCCAACTATTTCGTTCATCCGATGTACAGCCGCTATCGTGAAGACGCGCATTTCCGTTTCCCGTATCTGCTGAACCCCGAACGTCACTATGTCGGCCCGGCATGGTATCAGCGCACGGTAACCATCCCGGAATCATGGAAAGGCCAGCGCATGTCCCTCTTTCTGGAACGATGCCACTGGCAATCGAGTCTCTGGGTCGATGGCAAAGCCGTCGGCACAAACGACGCGATGGGCATGCCGCACATCTACGACCTGTCGTCGCTGAAGCCGGGCAAGCATACGCTCACCATCCGTATGGATAACAGCATGCTGTTCAACCTCGGCATTGATGCGCACAGTATCTCCGACCAGACCCAGTCCGCGTGGAACGGAATCATCGGCCGCATGGAGCTGCAATGCTCCGCGCCGGTGTTTATTGAAGACGTGAAAATAGTTCCCGACGTGGCGAAACGGCAGGCGCGGATGACGGTTATAATCGGCGACCAAACAAAAAAACCGGGTTCCGGCACACTGACCGCCGTCGTTTCGCATAAGGGCAAAACCGTGCTCAAAAAAGAGTTTCCAGCAAAATGGGCCGCGAACGGCGGCGAGCAGGAAGTCGTGCTTGAGCTGGGTAAAAAAGCGGTGCTTTGGGACGAGTTCAATCCGCACGTTTATGATGTGGCCGTCTCGCTCAAAAACAAAAAGATGAGCGTGGACTATGCAACCTCGTTCGGGTTGCGCGAAATCAAGCGCAGCGGAAACCGGTTGTTGCTGAATGGCAGCCCGATCTTCCTGCGGGGTACGCTCGAATGCTGCGTTTTTCCGCTTACCGGATACCCGCCGACCGATCTGGAATCGTGGCTCAAGATAATGCGTAAAGCCAAAGAGTACGGGCTGAACCACCTCCGCTTCCACTCCTGGTGTCCGCCCCGCGCCGCTTTTCAGGCCGCCGACCTCGAAGGGGTTTATCTCCAGCCGGAAGTGAGTATGTGGGCGGGTCTGACCGAAGAGGAAAAATTCCAGTGGGCGCTGGCCGAATCCAAGCGCATGCTCGAAACCTACGGCAACCACCCCTCGTTTCTGCTGATGGCGCTCGGCAACGAAATGCATGCAGAGCCGGAATATCTAGCCGAAATGCTGGGAACCTGGCAGCAGGACAATCGCCGGATCTATTCCGGGGGCTGCAACTACAACCGCGCGCTCAAGGACAAGGCCGTCGGCGAAAAGTATGACTTCTTCGTGGGCGTAAAAGGATACAGTGCAAAACTTAAAACCACCGATTCCGCGCGCTACCTCGCGGCAGGTAAAAACTACTTCATCACCCGCCCGCCGCAAACAACGATCGATTGGCGCGAAGTGATCAGCTCGTTTAATATGCCATTCATCTCCCATGAAACCGTACAGCGCGCCAGTTATCCGGATCCCGCATGGCAGGCAAAGTATACCGGCAGTTTTCAGCCGGCCTATTTGGCGATCGCAAAAGATCAGCTCGCCGAACGCGGTATGCTCGACCAAGTCCCCGATTTTGTCGAACACTCCGGCCGCTGGCAGGTTCAGCAGTTCAAGGAAGAGATCGAAGCCTCGCTGCGTACACCGAATATGGCCGGCTTCCAGATGCTGGGACTGCAGGATTTTCCGGGGCAGGGCACCGCGCTGGTCGGCGTGTTGGATGCCTTCTGGGAAGATAAAGGCTATGTGACCGGTAAGGAATTCCGCCGCTTTTGCGCACCGACCGTTCCGTTGGCCCGGATGGAAAAACGGATCTGGTCGCCCAACGAAACCTTCGAAGCGACGGTGGAAGTGACGCATTACGGCGCCGAACCGATCCCGAACGCGAAGGTAGAAGTTCAGGTTTTGGGGCCGGATAAAAAAGTGCTCTTCTCTGAGCAACTGACAAAAGCGGTTTCCATCGGCGGCGCCATTCCGCTGACCACCATCAGCGTTCCGCTGTCGAAATATACCGCGCCGGCAAAATACAAACTCGTTGTGCGGGTCGATGCGCACGAAAATGACTGGGATTTCTGGGTCTACCCGCAAAGCCTACCGGCTGAAAAGAAAGGCGACGTGTATATCACCCCGGTTATGGATAAGCGTGCAATGGACCGTCTCCAGTCGGGCGGCACGGTGTTGCTGTTGCCCAAGCTTCAGCTCTTGAACGGAAACCTGCCGCAATGCTTCACCAGCACCTACTGGTGTACAGTCTACGCCAGCAGAGCCGCACAAACTATGGGCCAGATTTGCGACCCCAACCATCCGCTCTTCGCCCATTTCCCGACCGACAAAACCACCAACTGGAACTGGCACGAACTGCTGGTCACCGCACGTCCAATGATTCTGGACGAATGGGAGATGGAACATGCCTGGCCCAAAACGTATCGGCCTCTCATCCAACCGGTCAATGACTGGAACACGAACTACAAGCTGGCGCTGCTGGCTGAAGCCAGGGTCGGCAACGGCCGGCTCATCGTCTGTTCCATGGACCTGACATCCGATTTGGATACACGTCCGGTCGCCCGTCAGTTCCGCTATTCGCTGTTGCAATACATGAACAGCGACGCATTTGACCCCGATACAGAAATCACTCTCGATCAACTTAATGCCCTGTATCTGGTTAAAGCGGTCGAAAAGAAACAATAG
- a CDS encoding glycosyl hydrolase translates to MKKKTIIKLAGLCLVVAGARADIAPESFMNPPDSAKPGTFYFWMNGHVSKPGITKDLEAFKKVGIRSFVTFDINWFIPHGGVTYNSDEYHDCLDHAASEADRLGLEMAMKNCSGWTCSGGPWIMPEHSMKTVVWTEARVKAGDKSVQLKQPEATREFYRDIAVLAFPTPKNNDYRLENWIGKSLNDKKSMELLKMKAVQYNMFAPQTAASPQDALISPEEVIILSDKMDSSGKLNWKPKSGDWTVLRFGYTSTGIENKPPSDGAKGLEIDKMSRAAADVHWKNLLDRVAATAKKHESFQSITIDSWEVHHQNWTDGFDKLFEERNGYDLIPKLLCLSGRVLESTETTERVLWDLRRTISDLVYENYFLYFYEKCHANGLDLMAEPYGPGPFDTSRVAKLVDWPMTEFWFNTQKINQVSKGWSWTSQVVGGAVRLSGKKVLGAESYTRSHGDWTAHPYLMKTTGDRMFCQGVNRFIFHTSVHQAFRDDVKPGVTHGRFGFQNHRNNTWFYEGEAWIKYITRCQHILQTGDHVSDLLALEGEERAFRSFAGSEGLDLDGVRGHKIDFGEIGTLDELSVDKEGFLRASYKGKLLPNRYKMLVVNKASLMSVETARKLGELAEQGVPVFAARPIRTPHFTNAKRNDAELQKLVATYWDSGKIQDPNDVKQALDKIGADCELPDQMEYVHHKLNGADYYFVSNQTFGERQERIRFRQSGKQPELWHPETGEIEPAQNWRITQDGRTEVELQLEPAESVFVVFREPTAEKGGAAPKMEYHAGAELKGPWTVAFSRPFGPKKPQVFDKLIPWNEHTKEEIKYFSGTASYRKTFNLSAIPNQAIYLDLGQVDVMARVLLNSKDLGVLWKPPFRVNLSGALKKGKNELEIRVTNLWVNKLIGESRFPESGKIHGAGAWRKYAYQKFPDWVLSEKPIPEGHRKTFAVWSHYEEGGELLPSGLTGPVRLMEMSETK, encoded by the coding sequence ATGAAGAAAAAAACGATCATCAAACTGGCGGGCTTGTGCCTGGTTGTGGCGGGTGCGCGCGCCGATATCGCGCCGGAATCATTTATGAATCCGCCCGACTCCGCCAAGCCCGGCACCTTCTATTTCTGGATGAACGGGCACGTTTCCAAGCCGGGCATCACCAAGGATCTCGAGGCCTTCAAAAAGGTGGGCATCCGCAGCTTTGTTACGTTTGATATCAATTGGTTTATTCCGCATGGGGGAGTGACCTACAATTCTGACGAATATCACGACTGTTTGGATCACGCCGCGTCCGAAGCCGATCGACTCGGGTTGGAAATGGCGATGAAAAACTGTTCCGGCTGGACCTGTTCCGGCGGGCCCTGGATCATGCCGGAACACTCGATGAAAACCGTGGTCTGGACCGAGGCCCGGGTTAAGGCGGGCGACAAGTCGGTTCAGCTGAAGCAACCCGAAGCTACGCGTGAGTTCTATCGCGATATCGCCGTGCTGGCGTTCCCCACGCCGAAGAATAACGACTACCGCCTCGAAAACTGGATCGGCAAGTCGCTGAACGACAAAAAGTCGATGGAGCTCCTTAAAATGAAGGCGGTGCAATACAATATGTTTGCTCCGCAGACTGCGGCATCCCCTCAAGACGCGTTGATTTCGCCGGAGGAGGTAATCATCCTTTCGGACAAAATGGATTCATCCGGGAAGCTGAACTGGAAACCGAAATCCGGCGACTGGACTGTTCTGCGCTTCGGCTACACCAGTACGGGCATAGAAAACAAACCGCCGTCGGATGGCGCGAAAGGGTTGGAAATCGATAAAATGAGCCGAGCCGCCGCCGATGTGCATTGGAAAAATTTACTGGATCGGGTGGCCGCGACCGCGAAAAAACACGAATCCTTCCAGTCGATCACCATCGATAGCTGGGAAGTACATCATCAGAACTGGACCGACGGATTTGACAAACTCTTCGAAGAGCGCAATGGGTATGATTTGATTCCCAAATTGCTCTGCCTCAGCGGTCGGGTGCTGGAAAGTACCGAAACTACCGAGCGCGTTCTTTGGGATCTGCGCCGGACTATCAGCGATTTGGTGTACGAGAATTATTTCCTCTATTTCTACGAAAAATGTCACGCTAACGGCCTCGATTTGATGGCGGAACCCTACGGCCCGGGTCCGTTCGATACTTCGCGTGTGGCGAAGCTGGTCGATTGGCCGATGACCGAGTTTTGGTTTAATACGCAAAAAATAAACCAAGTGTCAAAAGGGTGGAGCTGGACCAGCCAGGTGGTCGGGGGCGCTGTACGGCTGAGCGGCAAAAAAGTACTAGGCGCCGAGTCCTATACGCGTAGCCATGGCGACTGGACCGCGCATCCCTATCTGATGAAAACGACGGGCGACCGGATGTTCTGTCAAGGGGTCAACCGTTTTATATTTCACACGTCGGTGCATCAGGCGTTCCGCGATGATGTGAAGCCCGGCGTAACCCACGGGCGGTTCGGATTCCAGAACCATCGCAACAACACCTGGTTTTATGAAGGCGAGGCGTGGATTAAATACATCACGCGTTGTCAGCACATTCTGCAAACCGGAGACCATGTCTCCGACCTGTTGGCACTTGAAGGCGAAGAGCGCGCCTTCCGCTCTTTTGCGGGAAGCGAAGGGCTCGATTTAGACGGGGTTAGGGGGCACAAGATTGATTTTGGGGAAATCGGCACCCTTGACGAATTGTCGGTGGACAAAGAAGGCTTTCTGCGCGCGAGTTATAAAGGGAAGCTGTTGCCCAACCGCTATAAAATGCTGGTAGTAAACAAGGCTTCACTGATGAGCGTGGAAACCGCCCGGAAACTGGGCGAACTGGCGGAGCAGGGCGTTCCCGTGTTTGCCGCGCGACCGATCCGTACCCCGCACTTTACGAATGCAAAACGCAATGATGCCGAACTGCAAAAGCTCGTCGCAACATATTGGGATTCCGGCAAGATCCAGGACCCGAACGACGTCAAGCAGGCGCTGGATAAAATCGGCGCGGATTGCGAACTGCCCGACCAGATGGAATATGTGCACCACAAGCTGAATGGCGCCGACTATTATTTTGTGAGCAATCAGACGTTTGGCGAACGCCAGGAACGGATTCGCTTCCGCCAAAGCGGCAAACAGCCCGAATTGTGGCATCCGGAAACGGGCGAGATTGAACCGGCGCAAAACTGGCGCATAACCCAGGACGGGCGAACAGAGGTTGAACTCCAGCTGGAACCCGCCGAATCGGTATTTGTCGTTTTCCGAGAGCCGACCGCCGAAAAAGGTGGCGCAGCGCCCAAAATGGAATATCACGCCGGAGCGGAGCTGAAAGGACCGTGGACCGTCGCATTCTCCCGACCGTTCGGCCCGAAAAAACCGCAGGTTTTCGACAAGCTGATCCCGTGGAATGAACACACGAAAGAGGAGATCAAATACTTCTCTGGCACCGCGAGCTATCGCAAAACGTTCAACCTTTCCGCCATCCCGAATCAGGCGATCTATCTCGACCTCGGTCAGGTGGACGTGATGGCGCGGGTTTTGCTCAACAGCAAAGATCTCGGAGTTTTGTGGAAACCGCCGTTCCGTGTAAACCTTTCCGGCGCGCTTAAAAAAGGCAAAAACGAATTGGAAATCCGCGTCACAAACCTGTGGGTCAATAAACTGATCGGAGAGTCCCGCTTCCCTGAAAGCGGCAAAATCCACGGCGCGGGTGCCTGGCGAAAATACGCCTACCAGAAGTTTCCCGATTGGGTGCTTTCAGAAAAGCCGATCCCGGAGGGGCATCGCAAAACCTTTGCCGTCTGGAGTCACTATGAGGAGGGCGGCGAGCTCCTTCCCTCGGGGCTAACGGGACCTGTCCGTTTGATGGAAATGTCTGAAACCAAATAA
- a CDS encoding FAD-dependent oxidoreductase produces MKNIRRRKFMQLSALGLAAGAVAKADGLVPVAPTKKADASLKNEVDVLVVGGGTAGVVAAIQAARAGAKTMIVERGTQLGGTMTTGGVAWPGIFGAWGKQVIGGIGWELVKESVELDGGEMPDFSVYLKPHWKNQVMINQFLYALLAEEKCEKAGVDIATYEFPTQVTKTGKGWTVTCAGFGTQRTVNCKQIIDCTGGAAVVGLIGGERLREAETQPGSYLFKIGKPLDPGRGQCKRFAVEGADSTNSRTVTAANLFGRKMLLERLRGNPKKQLMHMQPETSFRENYRIMGEAFITEADYVAGKSYDDGVCNAFYPIDLHTMSGLKGKKLKSGIVPIIPLGALIPKGCKNIMVAGRCVSSDRMANSALRVQAPCMAMGQAAGAAAALAVEKQTTPGAVPLPELRALLERNGAIWAGESI; encoded by the coding sequence ATGAAAAACATTAGACGACGTAAATTTATGCAGCTCTCCGCGCTGGGTCTCGCGGCGGGTGCTGTCGCGAAAGCTGACGGCCTGGTTCCCGTTGCGCCAACAAAGAAAGCGGATGCATCGCTTAAAAACGAGGTGGACGTGTTGGTGGTCGGCGGCGGAACCGCCGGTGTGGTTGCCGCGATTCAAGCAGCGCGAGCGGGCGCAAAGACGATGATCGTAGAGCGCGGGACGCAGTTGGGCGGAACGATGACCACCGGCGGCGTGGCGTGGCCCGGAATCTTTGGCGCGTGGGGCAAGCAGGTGATCGGCGGAATCGGCTGGGAGCTGGTGAAAGAGAGCGTCGAACTCGATGGCGGCGAAATGCCCGACTTTTCGGTTTATCTGAAACCGCACTGGAAAAACCAAGTCATGATCAACCAATTCCTCTATGCGCTGCTGGCCGAGGAAAAGTGCGAAAAAGCGGGCGTGGATATCGCAACCTACGAATTTCCAACTCAGGTGACTAAAACGGGTAAAGGCTGGACGGTCACCTGTGCCGGATTCGGGACGCAGCGTACGGTGAACTGTAAGCAGATCATTGACTGTACCGGCGGTGCCGCAGTGGTGGGGCTGATCGGGGGCGAGCGCTTGCGCGAAGCAGAGACTCAACCCGGCTCCTATCTCTTCAAGATAGGCAAACCGCTTGATCCCGGTCGGGGACAGTGTAAGCGCTTTGCTGTCGAGGGGGCCGATTCGACCAACTCTCGCACGGTAACAGCTGCGAATCTCTTTGGTCGAAAAATGCTTCTTGAACGGTTGCGCGGCAACCCTAAAAAGCAGCTCATGCATATGCAGCCCGAAACCTCGTTCCGCGAGAATTATCGCATTATGGGCGAAGCGTTTATTACCGAGGCGGATTACGTCGCCGGCAAGTCGTATGACGATGGGGTCTGTAATGCCTTTTATCCGATTGATCTCCACACCATGTCGGGGCTGAAGGGCAAAAAATTGAAGTCAGGCATTGTGCCGATCATTCCGTTGGGCGCGCTGATCCCGAAAGGCTGTAAGAATATTATGGTGGCGGGCCGTTGCGTATCGAGCGACCGCATGGCCAACTCCGCGTTGCGCGTTCAGGCGCCTTGTATGGCGATGGGTCAGGCGGCAGGAGCCGCCGCGGCGCTGGCGGTTGAGAAGCAGACCACGCCGGGCGCGGTTCCGCTTCCCGAACTCAGAGCGCTGCTGGAAAGGAACGGCGCCATCTGGGCCGGAGAATCCATCTAA
- a CDS encoding arylsulfatase: protein MIYILADDLGYGEVGYNGQKKIKTPELDAMAKAGMKFPAHYTGNAVCAPSRCSLMTGKHPGNAYIRANSKLYPNGQTPIPEDSETVAKLMQRAGYETALIGKWGLGGVLENVDNPVLNSGHPHKQGFDYFFGYADQRRAHKYYPDFLWRNTERVMLNNKANGADSDNDYSHDLMTEEAVTWITENKDKPMFLYLAYCIPHTEWRVPDLGEYADKDWPEEHFKIQAAMVSRMDRDIGRVKRLLEELGIADNTLIMFNSDNGTHALKGTREFFEATGGLKKSKRYVYEGGIRSPMFAYWPGKVPAGTTSDHISAFWDFLPTMAEFTGEPVNGPTDGISMLPTLLGLPEKQKQHKYLYWENYAGRPSAAVRMGNWKGVVPDFRYPEKIELYNLEGDELENQNVAKQHPEVMSQIKEIMAEAHTPSPLFDIKFDGFYNVEEACRINGVKVINPEEQKLKKQAEKKKRQLEAKKKKQSANKKK, encoded by the coding sequence GTGATTTATATTCTGGCGGACGATCTCGGCTACGGCGAGGTCGGGTATAACGGGCAGAAAAAGATCAAAACGCCGGAGCTCGACGCGATGGCTAAAGCGGGAATGAAGTTTCCCGCTCACTACACCGGGAATGCGGTTTGTGCGCCGTCGCGCTGTTCACTGATGACGGGAAAGCATCCGGGAAATGCTTATATTCGAGCCAACAGCAAGCTCTACCCGAACGGGCAAACGCCGATTCCGGAAGATTCGGAAACCGTCGCCAAGCTGATGCAACGTGCGGGCTACGAAACCGCGCTGATTGGAAAGTGGGGGCTCGGTGGCGTGCTGGAAAACGTGGATAATCCGGTGCTGAACAGCGGCCATCCGCACAAGCAGGGGTTTGACTATTTCTTCGGCTATGCCGATCAGCGAAGGGCGCACAAGTATTATCCCGATTTTCTGTGGCGCAACACCGAGCGGGTGATGCTCAATAATAAAGCCAACGGTGCGGATAGCGATAACGATTACAGTCACGACCTGATGACCGAAGAGGCGGTGACGTGGATTACCGAAAACAAAGATAAACCGATGTTCCTTTATCTGGCCTACTGCATTCCGCACACGGAATGGCGAGTGCCAGATCTCGGCGAATATGCCGATAAGGACTGGCCCGAAGAACATTTCAAAATCCAGGCGGCGATGGTTTCGCGGATGGATCGCGATATCGGGCGTGTTAAGCGCTTGCTCGAAGAGCTCGGCATTGCGGACAACACGCTGATCATGTTCAACTCCGATAACGGCACACACGCCCTGAAAGGAACGCGCGAGTTTTTCGAGGCGACCGGCGGGCTCAAAAAATCGAAACGCTATGTGTATGAGGGCGGAATCCGCTCGCCGATGTTCGCCTATTGGCCCGGCAAAGTTCCCGCCGGAACCACCTCCGATCACATCTCTGCCTTTTGGGATTTTCTGCCGACGATGGCGGAGTTTACGGGTGAGCCGGTTAACGGCCCGACCGACGGCATTTCGATGCTGCCGACGCTGCTTGGGTTGCCGGAAAAGCAGAAGCAACATAAATATCTTTACTGGGAAAACTATGCCGGTCGCCCCTCAGCGGCGGTGCGGATGGGGAACTGGAAAGGGGTTGTGCCAGATTTCAGATACCCAGAAAAGATTGAGCTCTACAATCTGGAAGGCGACGAGCTTGAAAACCAGAATGTGGCGAAGCAACATCCCGAGGTGATGAGCCAGATCAAAGAAATTATGGCCGAAGCGCATACACCGAGCCCGTTGTTTGATATAAAATTCGATGGATTTTACAATGTTGAAGAGGCTTGCCGGATCAACGGCGTTAAAGTGATCAATCCCGAAGAGCAGAAGTTAAAGAAGCAGGCCGAGAAAAAGAAAAGGCAGCTTGAGGCGAAGAAGAAAAAGCAGAGCGCGAATAAGAAGAAATAG